A stretch of Vulpes lagopus strain Blue_001 chromosome 20, ASM1834538v1, whole genome shotgun sequence DNA encodes these proteins:
- the RRP1B gene encoding ribosomal RNA processing protein 1 homolog B isoform X5, which yields MKEILHPESQSPNGVKFHFIDIYLDELSKVGGKELLADQNLQFIDPFCKIAAKTKDQTLVQTIARGVLEVIVDQSPFGPEETLEEQKAQGGENEFSEDEMPENEVAWRKPVSKKKPALGKQHCREDGVHGDGERGGGRLEDAGPLLQFDYKAVADRLLEITNRKNIPPFNRKRLSKLIKKFQDLSEAGSISQLSFAEDISADEEEQILNRGKHKKKGNKLLEKTELEKERGNKFFLAEEEEGEASVQKRKRKKKKKNHLQPEHLGSSAEAMPPEQNGGGEPEAGASRAPRTPAATPGLQEQGGAGPPAAHSRRKRPKKKSSRVQAGSTESTALPPLEDAAPGGPCSARAQDPAPRATPAGGAPVPKRKRKLGALPVNGSGPPALAWPPPPGGRLKRKKAEHGSPDVHSPSSQKTAILKKRKKVKETSDLAARGAVLESEATLRQALGDGVALSPSKKQQLRTENDFVRFNTAFLPKPLFFRKAKSSATATSAHPALQRDKMPSSSKKVTFGLNRNMTAGLVSGAGGSVGSRSAGMKGSSRDPWVAQRFGACLWPRARSWRPGIESHVRLPVHGACFSLCLCLCLSLSVSLCLS from the exons ATGAAAGAAATCCTGCATCCTGAGAGCCAGTCTCCTAATGGAGTGAAGTTCCACTTCATTGATATTTATCTGGATGAACTATCCAAAGTGGGAGGGAAAGAG CTTTTGGCAGATCAGAATCTCCAATTTATTGATCCATTCTGCAAAATTGCTGCCAAAACTAAGGA CCAGACATTGGTACAGACTATAGCTAGGGGTGTGCTGGAAGTCATCGTAGACCAGTCTCCTTTCGGACCGGAAGAGACCCTCGAGGAACAGAAAGCCCAAGGGGGGGAGAACGAGTTCTCCGAAGATGAGATGCCTGAAAACGAGGTGGCGTGGAGAAAACCAGTCAGTAAAAAAAAGCCTG CGCTGGGCAAGCAGCACTGCAGAGAGGACGGGGTCCACGGCGACGGGGAGAGAGGCGGTGGGCGCCTGGAGGACGCTGGGCCCCTGCTCCAG TTCGACTACAAGGCTGTTGCGGACCGGCTCCTGGAGATCACCAACAGGAAAAACATCCCACCCTTCAACAGGAAGCGtctctccaaactcatcaaaaa GTTCCAGGATCTTTCTGAAG CAGGCAGTATATCTCAGCTCAGTTTTGCCGAGGACATTTCTGCTGATGAAGAGGAGCAAATCCTCAACCgaggaaaacacaagaaaaaaggaaataaacttttaGAGAAAACCGagctggaaaaagagagag GAAACAAGTTCTTTCTtgctgaggaagaggagggtgaAGCCAGTgttcagaagaggaaaaggaagaagaagaagaagaaccaccTCCAGCCTGAACATTTAGGGTCGAGCGCTGAAGCCATGCCCCCAGAACAGAACGGAGGTGGCGAGCCGGAGGCCGGTGCGAGCAGAGCCCCGAGGACGCCGGCAGccaccccaggcctccaggaaCAGGGCGGCGCGGGGCCCCCCGCAGCCCACAGCAGGAGGAAACGGCCCAAGAAGAAGAGCTCCAGGGTCCAGGCCGGGAGCACGGAGTCCACAGCACTGCCACCCCTGGAGGACGCGGCTCCTGGCGGCCCCTGCAGCGCCCGTGCTCAGGACCCGGCTCCGCGAGCCACCCCCGCCGGCGGGGCCCCGGTCCCGAAGAGGAAGCGCAAACTCGGAGCCCTCCCGGTCAACGGCAGCGGTCCCCCCGCACTGGCCTGGCCCCCGCCTCCGGGCGGGAGGCTGAAGAGAAAGAAGGCGGAGCACGGCAGCCCCGACGTACACAGCCCGTCCAGTCAGAAAACTGCCATcttgaaaaagaggaagaaggtgaaGGAGACGTCTGACTTGGCAGCGCGTGGCGCGGTGTTGGAGTCCGAGGCCACGCTCAGGCAGGCGCTG GGAGACGGGGTCGCCTTAAGCCCCTCGAAGAAGCAGCAGCTGAGGACGGAGAACGACTTTGTGAGGTTCAACACTGCCTTCTTACCAAAGCCGCTGTTCTTCAGAAAAGCCAAGAGCAGCGCCACTGCCACTTCTGCACACCCTGCCCTGCAG CGAGACAAGATGCCGTCCAGCTCCAAAAAGGTCACCTTCGGCCTGAACAGAAACATGACTGCGG GCCTTGTTTCTGGAGCTGGAGGGAGTGTGGGGAGCAGATCAGCTGGAATGAAAGGCtcttcccgggatccctgggtggcgcagcggtttggcgcctgcctttggcccagggcgcgatcctggagacccgggatcgaatcccacgtcaggctcccggtgcatggagcctgcttctccctctgcctgtgtctctgcctctctctctctgtctctctctgtctatcatga
- the RRP1B gene encoding ribosomal RNA processing protein 1 homolog B isoform X2, translating into MAPAMQPAELQFAQRLASHEKGVRDRAVKKLRQYISVKTQRETGGFSQEELLKIWKGLFYCMWVQDEPLLQEELANTISQLVHVVNNSEAQHLFIQTFWQTMNREWKGIDRLRLGKYYMLIRLVLRQSFEVLKRHGWEESRIKLFLDVLMKEILHPESQSPNGVKFHFIDIYLDELSKVGGKELLADQNLQFIDPFCKIAAKTKDQTLVQTIARGVLEVIVDQSPFGPEETLEEQKAQGGENEFSEDEMPENEVAWRKPVSKKKPALGKQHCREDGVHGDGERGGGRLEDAGPLLQFDYKAVADRLLEITNRKNIPPFNRKRLSKLIKKFQDLSEGSISQLSFAEDISADEEEQILNRGKHKKKGNKLLEKTELEKERGNKFFLAEEEEGEASVQKRKRKKKKKNHLQPEHLGSSAEAMPPEQNGGGEPEAGASRAPRTPAATPGLQEQGGAGPPAAHSRRKRPKKKSSRVQAGSTESTALPPLEDAAPGGPCSARAQDPAPRATPAGGAPVPKRKRKLGALPVNGSGPPALAWPPPPGGRLKRKKAEHGSPDVHSPSSQKTAILKKRKKVKETSDLAARGAVLESEATLRQALGDGVALSPSKKQQLRTENDFVRFNTAFLPKPLFFRKAKSSATATSAHPALQRDKMPSSSKKVTFGLNRNMTAGLVSGAGGSVGSRSAGMKGSSRDPWVAQRFGACLWPRARSWRPGIESHVRLPVHGACFSLCLCLCLSLSVSLCLS; encoded by the exons GAGGTTTCAGTCAAGAAGAACTTCTAAAAATATGGAAAGGGCTCTTCTACTGCATGTGGGTGCAGGACGAACCCCTCCTACAG GAGGAGCTAGCGAACACTATTTCCCAACTCGTCCACGTTGTTAACAACTCAGAGGCCC AACACCTGTTCATTCAAACCTTTTGGCAAACAATGAACCGAGAGTGGAAGGGGATAGACCGGCTGCGCCTGGGCAAATATTATATG CTGATCCGCCTGGTCCTGAGGCAGTCCTTTGAAGTTCTCAAGCGACATGGCTGGGAAGAAAG CCGAATCAAGCTCTTCCTGGATGTCTTGATGAAAGAAATCCTGCATCCTGAGAGCCAGTCTCCTAATGGAGTGAAGTTCCACTTCATTGATATTTATCTGGATGAACTATCCAAAGTGGGAGGGAAAGAG CTTTTGGCAGATCAGAATCTCCAATTTATTGATCCATTCTGCAAAATTGCTGCCAAAACTAAGGA CCAGACATTGGTACAGACTATAGCTAGGGGTGTGCTGGAAGTCATCGTAGACCAGTCTCCTTTCGGACCGGAAGAGACCCTCGAGGAACAGAAAGCCCAAGGGGGGGAGAACGAGTTCTCCGAAGATGAGATGCCTGAAAACGAGGTGGCGTGGAGAAAACCAGTCAGTAAAAAAAAGCCTG CGCTGGGCAAGCAGCACTGCAGAGAGGACGGGGTCCACGGCGACGGGGAGAGAGGCGGTGGGCGCCTGGAGGACGCTGGGCCCCTGCTCCAG TTCGACTACAAGGCTGTTGCGGACCGGCTCCTGGAGATCACCAACAGGAAAAACATCCCACCCTTCAACAGGAAGCGtctctccaaactcatcaaaaa GTTCCAGGATCTTTCTGAAG GCAGTATATCTCAGCTCAGTTTTGCCGAGGACATTTCTGCTGATGAAGAGGAGCAAATCCTCAACCgaggaaaacacaagaaaaaaggaaataaacttttaGAGAAAACCGagctggaaaaagagagag GAAACAAGTTCTTTCTtgctgaggaagaggagggtgaAGCCAGTgttcagaagaggaaaaggaagaagaagaagaagaaccaccTCCAGCCTGAACATTTAGGGTCGAGCGCTGAAGCCATGCCCCCAGAACAGAACGGAGGTGGCGAGCCGGAGGCCGGTGCGAGCAGAGCCCCGAGGACGCCGGCAGccaccccaggcctccaggaaCAGGGCGGCGCGGGGCCCCCCGCAGCCCACAGCAGGAGGAAACGGCCCAAGAAGAAGAGCTCCAGGGTCCAGGCCGGGAGCACGGAGTCCACAGCACTGCCACCCCTGGAGGACGCGGCTCCTGGCGGCCCCTGCAGCGCCCGTGCTCAGGACCCGGCTCCGCGAGCCACCCCCGCCGGCGGGGCCCCGGTCCCGAAGAGGAAGCGCAAACTCGGAGCCCTCCCGGTCAACGGCAGCGGTCCCCCCGCACTGGCCTGGCCCCCGCCTCCGGGCGGGAGGCTGAAGAGAAAGAAGGCGGAGCACGGCAGCCCCGACGTACACAGCCCGTCCAGTCAGAAAACTGCCATcttgaaaaagaggaagaaggtgaaGGAGACGTCTGACTTGGCAGCGCGTGGCGCGGTGTTGGAGTCCGAGGCCACGCTCAGGCAGGCGCTG GGAGACGGGGTCGCCTTAAGCCCCTCGAAGAAGCAGCAGCTGAGGACGGAGAACGACTTTGTGAGGTTCAACACTGCCTTCTTACCAAAGCCGCTGTTCTTCAGAAAAGCCAAGAGCAGCGCCACTGCCACTTCTGCACACCCTGCCCTGCAG CGAGACAAGATGCCGTCCAGCTCCAAAAAGGTCACCTTCGGCCTGAACAGAAACATGACTGCGG GCCTTGTTTCTGGAGCTGGAGGGAGTGTGGGGAGCAGATCAGCTGGAATGAAAGGCtcttcccgggatccctgggtggcgcagcggtttggcgcctgcctttggcccagggcgcgatcctggagacccgggatcgaatcccacgtcaggctcccggtgcatggagcctgcttctccctctgcctgtgtctctgcctctctctctctgtctctctctgtctatcatga
- the RRP1B gene encoding ribosomal RNA processing protein 1 homolog B isoform X4: MAPAMQPAELQFAQRLASHEKGVRDRAVKKLRQYISVKTQRETEHLFIQTFWQTMNREWKGIDRLRLGKYYMLIRLVLRQSFEVLKRHGWEESRIKLFLDVLMKEILHPESQSPNGVKFHFIDIYLDELSKVGGKELLADQNLQFIDPFCKIAAKTKDQTLVQTIARGVLEVIVDQSPFGPEETLEEQKAQGGENEFSEDEMPENEVAWRKPVSKKKPALGKQHCREDGVHGDGERGGGRLEDAGPLLQFDYKAVADRLLEITNRKNIPPFNRKRLSKLIKKFQDLSEAGSISQLSFAEDISADEEEQILNRGKHKKKGNKLLEKTELEKERGNKFFLAEEEEGEASVQKRKRKKKKKNHLQPEHLGSSAEAMPPEQNGGGEPEAGASRAPRTPAATPGLQEQGGAGPPAAHSRRKRPKKKSSRVQAGSTESTALPPLEDAAPGGPCSARAQDPAPRATPAGGAPVPKRKRKLGALPVNGSGPPALAWPPPPGGRLKRKKAEHGSPDVHSPSSQKTAILKKRKKVKETSDLAARGAVLESEATLRQALGDGVALSPSKKQQLRTENDFVRFNTAFLPKPLFFRKAKSSATATSAHPALQRDKMPSSSKKVTFGLNRNMTAGLVSGAGGSVGSRSAGMKGSSRDPWVAQRFGACLWPRARSWRPGIESHVRLPVHGACFSLCLCLCLSLSVSLCLS; this comes from the exons AACACCTGTTCATTCAAACCTTTTGGCAAACAATGAACCGAGAGTGGAAGGGGATAGACCGGCTGCGCCTGGGCAAATATTATATG CTGATCCGCCTGGTCCTGAGGCAGTCCTTTGAAGTTCTCAAGCGACATGGCTGGGAAGAAAG CCGAATCAAGCTCTTCCTGGATGTCTTGATGAAAGAAATCCTGCATCCTGAGAGCCAGTCTCCTAATGGAGTGAAGTTCCACTTCATTGATATTTATCTGGATGAACTATCCAAAGTGGGAGGGAAAGAG CTTTTGGCAGATCAGAATCTCCAATTTATTGATCCATTCTGCAAAATTGCTGCCAAAACTAAGGA CCAGACATTGGTACAGACTATAGCTAGGGGTGTGCTGGAAGTCATCGTAGACCAGTCTCCTTTCGGACCGGAAGAGACCCTCGAGGAACAGAAAGCCCAAGGGGGGGAGAACGAGTTCTCCGAAGATGAGATGCCTGAAAACGAGGTGGCGTGGAGAAAACCAGTCAGTAAAAAAAAGCCTG CGCTGGGCAAGCAGCACTGCAGAGAGGACGGGGTCCACGGCGACGGGGAGAGAGGCGGTGGGCGCCTGGAGGACGCTGGGCCCCTGCTCCAG TTCGACTACAAGGCTGTTGCGGACCGGCTCCTGGAGATCACCAACAGGAAAAACATCCCACCCTTCAACAGGAAGCGtctctccaaactcatcaaaaa GTTCCAGGATCTTTCTGAAG CAGGCAGTATATCTCAGCTCAGTTTTGCCGAGGACATTTCTGCTGATGAAGAGGAGCAAATCCTCAACCgaggaaaacacaagaaaaaaggaaataaacttttaGAGAAAACCGagctggaaaaagagagag GAAACAAGTTCTTTCTtgctgaggaagaggagggtgaAGCCAGTgttcagaagaggaaaaggaagaagaagaagaagaaccaccTCCAGCCTGAACATTTAGGGTCGAGCGCTGAAGCCATGCCCCCAGAACAGAACGGAGGTGGCGAGCCGGAGGCCGGTGCGAGCAGAGCCCCGAGGACGCCGGCAGccaccccaggcctccaggaaCAGGGCGGCGCGGGGCCCCCCGCAGCCCACAGCAGGAGGAAACGGCCCAAGAAGAAGAGCTCCAGGGTCCAGGCCGGGAGCACGGAGTCCACAGCACTGCCACCCCTGGAGGACGCGGCTCCTGGCGGCCCCTGCAGCGCCCGTGCTCAGGACCCGGCTCCGCGAGCCACCCCCGCCGGCGGGGCCCCGGTCCCGAAGAGGAAGCGCAAACTCGGAGCCCTCCCGGTCAACGGCAGCGGTCCCCCCGCACTGGCCTGGCCCCCGCCTCCGGGCGGGAGGCTGAAGAGAAAGAAGGCGGAGCACGGCAGCCCCGACGTACACAGCCCGTCCAGTCAGAAAACTGCCATcttgaaaaagaggaagaaggtgaaGGAGACGTCTGACTTGGCAGCGCGTGGCGCGGTGTTGGAGTCCGAGGCCACGCTCAGGCAGGCGCTG GGAGACGGGGTCGCCTTAAGCCCCTCGAAGAAGCAGCAGCTGAGGACGGAGAACGACTTTGTGAGGTTCAACACTGCCTTCTTACCAAAGCCGCTGTTCTTCAGAAAAGCCAAGAGCAGCGCCACTGCCACTTCTGCACACCCTGCCCTGCAG CGAGACAAGATGCCGTCCAGCTCCAAAAAGGTCACCTTCGGCCTGAACAGAAACATGACTGCGG GCCTTGTTTCTGGAGCTGGAGGGAGTGTGGGGAGCAGATCAGCTGGAATGAAAGGCtcttcccgggatccctgggtggcgcagcggtttggcgcctgcctttggcccagggcgcgatcctggagacccgggatcgaatcccacgtcaggctcccggtgcatggagcctgcttctccctctgcctgtgtctctgcctctctctctctgtctctctctgtctatcatga
- the RRP1B gene encoding ribosomal RNA processing protein 1 homolog B isoform X1 produces MAPAMQPAELQFAQRLASHEKGVRDRAVKKLRQYISVKTQRETGGFSQEELLKIWKGLFYCMWVQDEPLLQEELANTISQLVHVVNNSEAQHLFIQTFWQTMNREWKGIDRLRLGKYYMLIRLVLRQSFEVLKRHGWEESRIKLFLDVLMKEILHPESQSPNGVKFHFIDIYLDELSKVGGKELLADQNLQFIDPFCKIAAKTKDQTLVQTIARGVLEVIVDQSPFGPEETLEEQKAQGGENEFSEDEMPENEVAWRKPVSKKKPALGKQHCREDGVHGDGERGGGRLEDAGPLLQFDYKAVADRLLEITNRKNIPPFNRKRLSKLIKKFQDLSEAGSISQLSFAEDISADEEEQILNRGKHKKKGNKLLEKTELEKERGNKFFLAEEEEGEASVQKRKRKKKKKNHLQPEHLGSSAEAMPPEQNGGGEPEAGASRAPRTPAATPGLQEQGGAGPPAAHSRRKRPKKKSSRVQAGSTESTALPPLEDAAPGGPCSARAQDPAPRATPAGGAPVPKRKRKLGALPVNGSGPPALAWPPPPGGRLKRKKAEHGSPDVHSPSSQKTAILKKRKKVKETSDLAARGAVLESEATLRQALGDGVALSPSKKQQLRTENDFVRFNTAFLPKPLFFRKAKSSATATSAHPALQRDKMPSSSKKVTFGLNRNMTAGLVSGAGGSVGSRSAGMKGSSRDPWVAQRFGACLWPRARSWRPGIESHVRLPVHGACFSLCLCLCLSLSVSLCLS; encoded by the exons GAGGTTTCAGTCAAGAAGAACTTCTAAAAATATGGAAAGGGCTCTTCTACTGCATGTGGGTGCAGGACGAACCCCTCCTACAG GAGGAGCTAGCGAACACTATTTCCCAACTCGTCCACGTTGTTAACAACTCAGAGGCCC AACACCTGTTCATTCAAACCTTTTGGCAAACAATGAACCGAGAGTGGAAGGGGATAGACCGGCTGCGCCTGGGCAAATATTATATG CTGATCCGCCTGGTCCTGAGGCAGTCCTTTGAAGTTCTCAAGCGACATGGCTGGGAAGAAAG CCGAATCAAGCTCTTCCTGGATGTCTTGATGAAAGAAATCCTGCATCCTGAGAGCCAGTCTCCTAATGGAGTGAAGTTCCACTTCATTGATATTTATCTGGATGAACTATCCAAAGTGGGAGGGAAAGAG CTTTTGGCAGATCAGAATCTCCAATTTATTGATCCATTCTGCAAAATTGCTGCCAAAACTAAGGA CCAGACATTGGTACAGACTATAGCTAGGGGTGTGCTGGAAGTCATCGTAGACCAGTCTCCTTTCGGACCGGAAGAGACCCTCGAGGAACAGAAAGCCCAAGGGGGGGAGAACGAGTTCTCCGAAGATGAGATGCCTGAAAACGAGGTGGCGTGGAGAAAACCAGTCAGTAAAAAAAAGCCTG CGCTGGGCAAGCAGCACTGCAGAGAGGACGGGGTCCACGGCGACGGGGAGAGAGGCGGTGGGCGCCTGGAGGACGCTGGGCCCCTGCTCCAG TTCGACTACAAGGCTGTTGCGGACCGGCTCCTGGAGATCACCAACAGGAAAAACATCCCACCCTTCAACAGGAAGCGtctctccaaactcatcaaaaa GTTCCAGGATCTTTCTGAAG CAGGCAGTATATCTCAGCTCAGTTTTGCCGAGGACATTTCTGCTGATGAAGAGGAGCAAATCCTCAACCgaggaaaacacaagaaaaaaggaaataaacttttaGAGAAAACCGagctggaaaaagagagag GAAACAAGTTCTTTCTtgctgaggaagaggagggtgaAGCCAGTgttcagaagaggaaaaggaagaagaagaagaagaaccaccTCCAGCCTGAACATTTAGGGTCGAGCGCTGAAGCCATGCCCCCAGAACAGAACGGAGGTGGCGAGCCGGAGGCCGGTGCGAGCAGAGCCCCGAGGACGCCGGCAGccaccccaggcctccaggaaCAGGGCGGCGCGGGGCCCCCCGCAGCCCACAGCAGGAGGAAACGGCCCAAGAAGAAGAGCTCCAGGGTCCAGGCCGGGAGCACGGAGTCCACAGCACTGCCACCCCTGGAGGACGCGGCTCCTGGCGGCCCCTGCAGCGCCCGTGCTCAGGACCCGGCTCCGCGAGCCACCCCCGCCGGCGGGGCCCCGGTCCCGAAGAGGAAGCGCAAACTCGGAGCCCTCCCGGTCAACGGCAGCGGTCCCCCCGCACTGGCCTGGCCCCCGCCTCCGGGCGGGAGGCTGAAGAGAAAGAAGGCGGAGCACGGCAGCCCCGACGTACACAGCCCGTCCAGTCAGAAAACTGCCATcttgaaaaagaggaagaaggtgaaGGAGACGTCTGACTTGGCAGCGCGTGGCGCGGTGTTGGAGTCCGAGGCCACGCTCAGGCAGGCGCTG GGAGACGGGGTCGCCTTAAGCCCCTCGAAGAAGCAGCAGCTGAGGACGGAGAACGACTTTGTGAGGTTCAACACTGCCTTCTTACCAAAGCCGCTGTTCTTCAGAAAAGCCAAGAGCAGCGCCACTGCCACTTCTGCACACCCTGCCCTGCAG CGAGACAAGATGCCGTCCAGCTCCAAAAAGGTCACCTTCGGCCTGAACAGAAACATGACTGCGG GCCTTGTTTCTGGAGCTGGAGGGAGTGTGGGGAGCAGATCAGCTGGAATGAAAGGCtcttcccgggatccctgggtggcgcagcggtttggcgcctgcctttggcccagggcgcgatcctggagacccgggatcgaatcccacgtcaggctcccggtgcatggagcctgcttctccctctgcctgtgtctctgcctctctctctctgtctctctctgtctatcatga
- the RRP1B gene encoding ribosomal RNA processing protein 1 homolog B isoform X3, with product MAPAMQPAELQFAQRLASHEKGVRDRAVKKLRQYISVKTQRETGGFSQEELLKIWKGLFYCMWVQDEPLLQEELANTISQLVHVVNNSEAQHLFIQTFWQTMNREWKGIDRLRLGKYYMLIRLVLRQSFEVLKRHGWEESRIKLFLDVLMKEILHPESQSPNGVKFHFIDIYLDELSKVGGKELLADQNLQFIDPFCKIAAKTKDQTLVQTIARGVLEVIVDQSPFGPEETLEEQKAQGGENEFSEDEMPENEVAWRKPVSKKKPALGKQHCREDGVHGDGERGGGRLEDAGPLLQFDYKAVADRLLEITNRKNIPPFNRKRLSKLIKKFQDLSEAGSISQLSFAEDISADEEEQILNRGKHKKKGNKLLEKTELEKERGNKFFLAEEEEGEASVQKRKRKKKKKNHLQPEHLGSSAEAMPPEQNGGGEPEAGASRAPRTPAATPGLQEQGGAGPPAAHSRRKRPKKKSSRVQAGSTESTALPPLEDAAPGGPCSARAQDPAPRATPAGGAPVPKRKRKLGALPVNGSGPPALAWPPPPGGRLKRKKAEHGSPDVHSPSSQKTAILKKRKKVKETSDLAARGAVLESEATLRQALGDGVALSPSKKQQLRTENDFVRFNTAFLPKPLFFRKAKSSATATSAHPALQRDKMPSSSKKVTFGLNRNMTAEFKKTDKSILVSPTGPSRVAFNPEQRPLHGVLKTPTSSPTSTPLGTKKLLTTTPKRRPTAMDFF from the exons GAGGTTTCAGTCAAGAAGAACTTCTAAAAATATGGAAAGGGCTCTTCTACTGCATGTGGGTGCAGGACGAACCCCTCCTACAG GAGGAGCTAGCGAACACTATTTCCCAACTCGTCCACGTTGTTAACAACTCAGAGGCCC AACACCTGTTCATTCAAACCTTTTGGCAAACAATGAACCGAGAGTGGAAGGGGATAGACCGGCTGCGCCTGGGCAAATATTATATG CTGATCCGCCTGGTCCTGAGGCAGTCCTTTGAAGTTCTCAAGCGACATGGCTGGGAAGAAAG CCGAATCAAGCTCTTCCTGGATGTCTTGATGAAAGAAATCCTGCATCCTGAGAGCCAGTCTCCTAATGGAGTGAAGTTCCACTTCATTGATATTTATCTGGATGAACTATCCAAAGTGGGAGGGAAAGAG CTTTTGGCAGATCAGAATCTCCAATTTATTGATCCATTCTGCAAAATTGCTGCCAAAACTAAGGA CCAGACATTGGTACAGACTATAGCTAGGGGTGTGCTGGAAGTCATCGTAGACCAGTCTCCTTTCGGACCGGAAGAGACCCTCGAGGAACAGAAAGCCCAAGGGGGGGAGAACGAGTTCTCCGAAGATGAGATGCCTGAAAACGAGGTGGCGTGGAGAAAACCAGTCAGTAAAAAAAAGCCTG CGCTGGGCAAGCAGCACTGCAGAGAGGACGGGGTCCACGGCGACGGGGAGAGAGGCGGTGGGCGCCTGGAGGACGCTGGGCCCCTGCTCCAG TTCGACTACAAGGCTGTTGCGGACCGGCTCCTGGAGATCACCAACAGGAAAAACATCCCACCCTTCAACAGGAAGCGtctctccaaactcatcaaaaa GTTCCAGGATCTTTCTGAAG CAGGCAGTATATCTCAGCTCAGTTTTGCCGAGGACATTTCTGCTGATGAAGAGGAGCAAATCCTCAACCgaggaaaacacaagaaaaaaggaaataaacttttaGAGAAAACCGagctggaaaaagagagag GAAACAAGTTCTTTCTtgctgaggaagaggagggtgaAGCCAGTgttcagaagaggaaaaggaagaagaagaagaagaaccaccTCCAGCCTGAACATTTAGGGTCGAGCGCTGAAGCCATGCCCCCAGAACAGAACGGAGGTGGCGAGCCGGAGGCCGGTGCGAGCAGAGCCCCGAGGACGCCGGCAGccaccccaggcctccaggaaCAGGGCGGCGCGGGGCCCCCCGCAGCCCACAGCAGGAGGAAACGGCCCAAGAAGAAGAGCTCCAGGGTCCAGGCCGGGAGCACGGAGTCCACAGCACTGCCACCCCTGGAGGACGCGGCTCCTGGCGGCCCCTGCAGCGCCCGTGCTCAGGACCCGGCTCCGCGAGCCACCCCCGCCGGCGGGGCCCCGGTCCCGAAGAGGAAGCGCAAACTCGGAGCCCTCCCGGTCAACGGCAGCGGTCCCCCCGCACTGGCCTGGCCCCCGCCTCCGGGCGGGAGGCTGAAGAGAAAGAAGGCGGAGCACGGCAGCCCCGACGTACACAGCCCGTCCAGTCAGAAAACTGCCATcttgaaaaagaggaagaaggtgaaGGAGACGTCTGACTTGGCAGCGCGTGGCGCGGTGTTGGAGTCCGAGGCCACGCTCAGGCAGGCGCTG GGAGACGGGGTCGCCTTAAGCCCCTCGAAGAAGCAGCAGCTGAGGACGGAGAACGACTTTGTGAGGTTCAACACTGCCTTCTTACCAAAGCCGCTGTTCTTCAGAAAAGCCAAGAGCAGCGCCACTGCCACTTCTGCACACCCTGCCCTGCAG CGAGACAAGATGCCGTCCAGCTCCAAAAAGGTCACCTTCGGCCTGAACAGAAACATGACTGCGG AATTCAAGAAGACAGACAAGAGTATCCTGGTCAGTCCCACGGGCCCCTCCCGAGTGGCCTTCAACCCTGAACAAAGGCCCCTCCACGGAGTGTTAAAGACGCCCACGAGCTCACCCACCAGCACCCCCCTGGGGACCAAGAAGCTGCTGACCACCACGCCAAAGAGAAGGCCGACCGCTATGGACTTCTTCTAG